A single region of the Anas platyrhynchos isolate ZD024472 breed Pekin duck chromosome 6, IASCAAS_PekinDuck_T2T, whole genome shotgun sequence genome encodes:
- the RET gene encoding proto-oncogene tyrosine-protein kinase receptor Ret isoform X2 — MQASFGLYFPRKEYSENVYIDQPAGTPLLRIHALRDSHGEAAHFHLCQNLVISRARSHENHWFQIREKTGLLYLSRSVDREDFNMLSVGNWMTLSKVMLYVFLSSHPFQEKECDSATRTTVVLSLINATAPACSSLTARQLCFTEMDLSFHIKENKPPGTFHQLQLPSVHHLCQNLSISYKLLAAEGMPFRYNENTTGVSVTQRLDREERERYELIAKCTVREGFREMQVEVPFLVNVLDEDDSPPFLPNGTDTADAVVEFNRKEGTVLATLTVCDADTTPIYPLESSRKKYTGTIITDDPWINETFRVEHIFDEIHFSPNGSQVRGTQHEYKLVLNKSISVTEHRSFRLDVLVNDTEFHGPERSVMLHFNVSILPVSIQFPNTTYQFTVNRNAERFAQIGKICIENCMKFRGVNITYKLLSPNVSCYPVSILQGREDKYGSLYVNDSSVLRRPECKEIQYTIQATDKQSRKHTKTLLTIVLEGSLLKKEEDCPESCAVSKRYAECEECGGLGVLTGRCQWRQGSGKGITTNYSTCTPSIKTCPDGTCDVVESKDPAVCPQDCTSGNIIGGHGKGTGNLGIKSGHGICYCFPKQNCYCEKDDIKEQLCDDVCKTVIAGAVLLSFIISVLLSSYFIHRYHKNSPKPPIASAEMTFRRPAQSYPISYSSTNVRRPSLDSMENQVSVDTFKIPEDPKWEFPRKNLVLGKTLGEGEFGKVVKATAFRLKGRAGYTTVAVKMLKENASQSELRDLLSEFNLLKQVNHPHVIKLHGACSQDGPLYLIVEYAKYGSLRSFLRESRKVGPSYVGSDGNRNSSYLDNPDERALTMGDLISFAWQISRGMQYLAEMKLVHRDLAARNVLVAEGRKMKISDFGLSRDVYEEDSYVKRSKGRIPVKWMAIESLFDHIYTTQSDVWSFGVLLWEIVTLGGNPYPGIAPERLFNLLKTGYRMERPENCSEEMYNLMLRCWKQEPDKRPTFAEISKELEKMMVKSRDYLDLAASTPSDSLLYDDGLSEEETPLVDCNNAPLPRTLPSTWIENKLYGMSYPNWPEESPVPLTRFDGTNSVFSRYANDSVYANWMVSHSAAKFMDKFDS; from the exons CTTCCTTTGGTTTGTACTTCCCCAGGAAAGAGTACTCAGAGAATGTCTACATTGATCAGCCAGCAGGTACACCGCTCCTGCGCATCCATGCCTTGAGGGACTCACACGGAGAAGCGGCTCACTTTCATCTGTGCCAGAATCTTGTCATTTCTCGAGCAAGATCCCATGAAAATCATTGGTTTCAAATTAGAGAAAAAACAGGACTTCTCTACCTCAGCAGGAGCGTAGATAGAGAAGACTTTAACATGTTGT ctgtaGGAAACTGGATGACATTATCAAAAGTGATGCTGTATGTCTTCCTTTCATCCCACCCTTTCCAAGAGAAGGAATGTGACTCTGCTACTCGTACGACAGTTGTCCTCTCCTTGATCAATGCTACTGCACCAGCTTGTAGTTCACTGACAGCAAGGCAGCTTTGCTTCACGGAAATGGATCTTTCCTTTCACATCAAGGAGAATAAACCACCTGGCACATTTCATCAGCTCCAGTTACCCTCAGTTCATCATCTGTGTCAGAATCTCAGCATTTCCTACAAACTGCTGGCAG CCGAAGGTATGCCCTTTCGATACAATGAGAACACCACCGGCGTGAGCGTGACACAGCGCCTAGAtcgagaagagagagagagatatgAGCTGATTGCCAAATGTACCGTGAGAGAGGGCTTCAGGGAAATGCAGGTTGAGGTGCCTTTCCTGGTAAATGTGTTAGATGAAGATGactctcctcccttccttcctaaTGGCACTGATACTGCAGATGCTGTCGTGGAGTTCAACAGAAAAGAG GGAACTGTCCTTGCAACACTAACTGTATGTGATGCAGACACCACACCTATTTATCCTcttgaaagcagcagaaagaaatacACAGGAACCATCATTACTGATGATCCATGGATAAATGAAACATTTCGGGTAGAGCATATTTTTGATGAAATCCATTTCAGCCCAAACGGCAGCCAAGTGAGGGGAACTCAACACGAGTACA AACTGGTGCTGAATAAAAGTATTTCAGTCACAGAGCATCGTTCTTTCCGGCTGGATGTTTTGGTGAACGACACAGAATTTCATGGCCCAGAAAGATCAGTGATGCTTCATTTCAATGTCTCCATCCTCCCTGTCAGCATTCAGTTTCCAAACACAACTTACCAGTTCACAGTGAACAGAAATGCTGAACGCTTTGCACAA ATAGGAAAAATCTGTATTGAAAACTGCATGAAATTCCGTGGTGTGAACATCACCTACAAGTTACTGTCCCCCAACGTAAGCTGCTACCCTGTCAGCATACTTCAAGGGCGAGAAGACAAATATGGAAGCCTTTATGTGAATGATTCCTCTGTACTACGCAGACCCGAATGCAAAGAAATACAATACACTATTCAAGCTACAGACAAGCAGAGCAGGAAACATACCAAAACACTTCTCACTATTGTATTGGAAGGATCTC ttttaaaaaaagaagaggactGCCCAGAGTCTTGTGCTGTGAGTAAGCGCTATGCTGAATGTGAAGAGTGTGGTGGCCTGGGAGTCCTAACAGGAAGATGCCAGTGGAGACAGGGGAGTGGGAAAG GAATCACCACAAACTATTCCACATGCACCCCAAGTATCAAGACTTGTCCAGATGGCACCTGTGATGTGGTTGAGAGCAAAGATCCAGCTGTGTGCCCCCAGGACTGTACAA GTGGAAACATTATTGGTGGTCATGGGAAAGGCACTGGAAATCTTGGAATTAAGTCAGGACATGGGATTTGTTACTGCTTCCCAAAACAGAACTGTTATTGCGAGAAAGATGATATAAAAG AGCAACTATGTGATGATGTGTGCAAGACTGTCATAGCAGGGGCAGTGCTGTTGTCCTTCATCatctctgtgctgctttcttcGTATTTCATCCATCGCTACCACAAAAATTCTCCAAAGCCACCTATTGCCTCTGCAGAAATGACATTCCGGCGCCCGGCCCAGTCCTATCCCATCAGCTATTCTTCTACTAATGTCCGTCGGCCTTCTTTAGATTCCATGGAGAACCAAGTGTCTGTAGACACCTTTAAAATACCA GAAGATCCGAAGTGGGAATTCCCTCGGAAAAACTTGGTTCTTGGTAAAACTCTTGGAGAGGGTGAATTTGGAAAGGTTGTCAAGGCAACAGCTTTCAGACTCAAGGGAAGAGCTGGCTATACTACTGTGGCAGTCAAAATGCTAAAAG AAAATGCTTCCCAGAGCGAGCTGCGAGATCTGCTGTCAGAGTTCAACCTTTTGAAACAGGTGAACCACCCTCATGTCATCAAACTTCATGGAGCCTGCAGTCAAGATG GCCCTCTGTATTTAATTGTGGAATACGCTAAATATGGCTCCTTGCGCAGTTTTCTCAGGGAAAGTCGAAAAGTGGGACCAAGCTATGTGGGTAGTGATGGTAACAGAAATTCAAGTTATTTGGATAACCCTGATGAGAGAGCCTTAACAATGGGAGATCTGATATCATTTGCATGGCAGATATCTCGAGGAATGCAGTACCTCGCGGAAATGAAG CTTGTTCATCGTGATTTAGCAGCCAGAAATGTACTGGTGGCAGAAGGGCGCAAAATGAAGATTTCTGATTTTGGCCTATCCCGTGATGTGTATGAAGAAGATTCATATGTCAAGAGGAGCAAG GGTCGGATACCTGTTAAATGGATGGCCATAGAATCCCTATTTGATCATATCTATACAACACAAAGCGATGT atggTCATTTGGAGTTCTGCTGTGGGAGATTGTAACTTTGGGAGGCAATCCCTACCCAGGTATTGCTCCTGAAAGACTCTTTAACCTCCTGAAAACAGGCTATAGAATGGAGAGACCAGAAAACTGCAGTGAAGAAAT GTACAACTTGATGTTGCGCTGTTGGAAGCAAGAACCAGATAAAAGACCAACATTTGCTGAGATCAGCAAGGAACTAGAGAAAATGATGGTGAAGAGTAGG GACTACTTAGATCTTGCGGCTTCCACCCCTTCAGATTCCTTACTTTATGATGATGGGCTCTCAGAAGAGGAGACACCTCTCGTGGACTGTAATAATGCTCCCCTCCCTCGAACCCTCCCTTCCACATGGATTGAAAACAAACTCTATG
- the RET gene encoding proto-oncogene tyrosine-protein kinase receptor Ret isoform X3, with the protein MLSVGNWMTLSKVMLYVFLSSHPFQEKECDSATRTTVVLSLINATAPACSSLTARQLCFTEMDLSFHIKENKPPGTFHQLQLPSVHHLCQNLSISYKLLAAEGMPFRYNENTTGVSVTQRLDREERERYELIAKCTVREGFREMQVEVPFLVNVLDEDDSPPFLPNGTDTADAVVEFNRKEGTVLATLTVCDADTTPIYPLESSRKKYTGTIITDDPWINETFRVEHIFDEIHFSPNGSQVRGTQHEYKLVLNKSISVTEHRSFRLDVLVNDTEFHGPERSVMLHFNVSILPVSIQFPNTTYQFTVNRNAERFAQIGKICIENCMKFRGVNITYKLLSPNVSCYPVSILQGREDKYGSLYVNDSSVLRRPECKEIQYTIQATDKQSRKHTKTLLTIVLEGSLLKKEEDCPESCAVSKRYAECEECGGLGVLTGRCQWRQGSGKGITTNYSTCTPSIKTCPDGTCDVVESKDPAVCPQDCTSGNIIGGHGKGTGNLGIKSGHGICYCFPKQNCYCEKDDIKEQLCDDVCKTVIAGAVLLSFIISVLLSSYFIHRYHKNSPKPPIASAEMTFRRPAQSYPISYSSTNVRRPSLDSMENQVSVDTFKIPEDPKWEFPRKNLVLGKTLGEGEFGKVVKATAFRLKGRAGYTTVAVKMLKENASQSELRDLLSEFNLLKQVNHPHVIKLHGACSQDGPLYLIVEYAKYGSLRSFLRESRKVGPSYVGSDGNRNSSYLDNPDERALTMGDLISFAWQISRGMQYLAEMKLVHRDLAARNVLVAEGRKMKISDFGLSRDVYEEDSYVKRSKGRIPVKWMAIESLFDHIYTTQSDVWSFGVLLWEIVTLGGNPYPGIAPERLFNLLKTGYRMERPENCSEEMYNLMLRCWKQEPDKRPTFAEISKELEKMMVKSRDYLDLAASTPSDSLLYDDGLSEEETPLVDCNNAPLPRTLPSTWIENKLYGMSYPNWPEESPVPLTRFDGTNSVFSRYANDSVYANWMVSHSAAKFMDKFDS; encoded by the exons ATGTTGT ctgtaGGAAACTGGATGACATTATCAAAAGTGATGCTGTATGTCTTCCTTTCATCCCACCCTTTCCAAGAGAAGGAATGTGACTCTGCTACTCGTACGACAGTTGTCCTCTCCTTGATCAATGCTACTGCACCAGCTTGTAGTTCACTGACAGCAAGGCAGCTTTGCTTCACGGAAATGGATCTTTCCTTTCACATCAAGGAGAATAAACCACCTGGCACATTTCATCAGCTCCAGTTACCCTCAGTTCATCATCTGTGTCAGAATCTCAGCATTTCCTACAAACTGCTGGCAG CCGAAGGTATGCCCTTTCGATACAATGAGAACACCACCGGCGTGAGCGTGACACAGCGCCTAGAtcgagaagagagagagagatatgAGCTGATTGCCAAATGTACCGTGAGAGAGGGCTTCAGGGAAATGCAGGTTGAGGTGCCTTTCCTGGTAAATGTGTTAGATGAAGATGactctcctcccttccttcctaaTGGCACTGATACTGCAGATGCTGTCGTGGAGTTCAACAGAAAAGAG GGAACTGTCCTTGCAACACTAACTGTATGTGATGCAGACACCACACCTATTTATCCTcttgaaagcagcagaaagaaatacACAGGAACCATCATTACTGATGATCCATGGATAAATGAAACATTTCGGGTAGAGCATATTTTTGATGAAATCCATTTCAGCCCAAACGGCAGCCAAGTGAGGGGAACTCAACACGAGTACA AACTGGTGCTGAATAAAAGTATTTCAGTCACAGAGCATCGTTCTTTCCGGCTGGATGTTTTGGTGAACGACACAGAATTTCATGGCCCAGAAAGATCAGTGATGCTTCATTTCAATGTCTCCATCCTCCCTGTCAGCATTCAGTTTCCAAACACAACTTACCAGTTCACAGTGAACAGAAATGCTGAACGCTTTGCACAA ATAGGAAAAATCTGTATTGAAAACTGCATGAAATTCCGTGGTGTGAACATCACCTACAAGTTACTGTCCCCCAACGTAAGCTGCTACCCTGTCAGCATACTTCAAGGGCGAGAAGACAAATATGGAAGCCTTTATGTGAATGATTCCTCTGTACTACGCAGACCCGAATGCAAAGAAATACAATACACTATTCAAGCTACAGACAAGCAGAGCAGGAAACATACCAAAACACTTCTCACTATTGTATTGGAAGGATCTC ttttaaaaaaagaagaggactGCCCAGAGTCTTGTGCTGTGAGTAAGCGCTATGCTGAATGTGAAGAGTGTGGTGGCCTGGGAGTCCTAACAGGAAGATGCCAGTGGAGACAGGGGAGTGGGAAAG GAATCACCACAAACTATTCCACATGCACCCCAAGTATCAAGACTTGTCCAGATGGCACCTGTGATGTGGTTGAGAGCAAAGATCCAGCTGTGTGCCCCCAGGACTGTACAA GTGGAAACATTATTGGTGGTCATGGGAAAGGCACTGGAAATCTTGGAATTAAGTCAGGACATGGGATTTGTTACTGCTTCCCAAAACAGAACTGTTATTGCGAGAAAGATGATATAAAAG AGCAACTATGTGATGATGTGTGCAAGACTGTCATAGCAGGGGCAGTGCTGTTGTCCTTCATCatctctgtgctgctttcttcGTATTTCATCCATCGCTACCACAAAAATTCTCCAAAGCCACCTATTGCCTCTGCAGAAATGACATTCCGGCGCCCGGCCCAGTCCTATCCCATCAGCTATTCTTCTACTAATGTCCGTCGGCCTTCTTTAGATTCCATGGAGAACCAAGTGTCTGTAGACACCTTTAAAATACCA GAAGATCCGAAGTGGGAATTCCCTCGGAAAAACTTGGTTCTTGGTAAAACTCTTGGAGAGGGTGAATTTGGAAAGGTTGTCAAGGCAACAGCTTTCAGACTCAAGGGAAGAGCTGGCTATACTACTGTGGCAGTCAAAATGCTAAAAG AAAATGCTTCCCAGAGCGAGCTGCGAGATCTGCTGTCAGAGTTCAACCTTTTGAAACAGGTGAACCACCCTCATGTCATCAAACTTCATGGAGCCTGCAGTCAAGATG GCCCTCTGTATTTAATTGTGGAATACGCTAAATATGGCTCCTTGCGCAGTTTTCTCAGGGAAAGTCGAAAAGTGGGACCAAGCTATGTGGGTAGTGATGGTAACAGAAATTCAAGTTATTTGGATAACCCTGATGAGAGAGCCTTAACAATGGGAGATCTGATATCATTTGCATGGCAGATATCTCGAGGAATGCAGTACCTCGCGGAAATGAAG CTTGTTCATCGTGATTTAGCAGCCAGAAATGTACTGGTGGCAGAAGGGCGCAAAATGAAGATTTCTGATTTTGGCCTATCCCGTGATGTGTATGAAGAAGATTCATATGTCAAGAGGAGCAAG GGTCGGATACCTGTTAAATGGATGGCCATAGAATCCCTATTTGATCATATCTATACAACACAAAGCGATGT atggTCATTTGGAGTTCTGCTGTGGGAGATTGTAACTTTGGGAGGCAATCCCTACCCAGGTATTGCTCCTGAAAGACTCTTTAACCTCCTGAAAACAGGCTATAGAATGGAGAGACCAGAAAACTGCAGTGAAGAAAT GTACAACTTGATGTTGCGCTGTTGGAAGCAAGAACCAGATAAAAGACCAACATTTGCTGAGATCAGCAAGGAACTAGAGAAAATGATGGTGAAGAGTAGG GACTACTTAGATCTTGCGGCTTCCACCCCTTCAGATTCCTTACTTTATGATGATGGGCTCTCAGAAGAGGAGACACCTCTCGTGGACTGTAATAATGCTCCCCTCCCTCGAACCCTCCCTTCCACATGGATTGAAAACAAACTCTATG
- the RET gene encoding proto-oncogene tyrosine-protein kinase receptor Ret isoform X1: protein MPSAGRAAGFLLLCGASFGLYFPRKEYSENVYIDQPAGTPLLRIHALRDSHGEAAHFHLCQNLVISRARSHENHWFQIREKTGLLYLSRSVDREDFNMLSVGNWMTLSKVMLYVFLSSHPFQEKECDSATRTTVVLSLINATAPACSSLTARQLCFTEMDLSFHIKENKPPGTFHQLQLPSVHHLCQNLSISYKLLAAEGMPFRYNENTTGVSVTQRLDREERERYELIAKCTVREGFREMQVEVPFLVNVLDEDDSPPFLPNGTDTADAVVEFNRKEGTVLATLTVCDADTTPIYPLESSRKKYTGTIITDDPWINETFRVEHIFDEIHFSPNGSQVRGTQHEYKLVLNKSISVTEHRSFRLDVLVNDTEFHGPERSVMLHFNVSILPVSIQFPNTTYQFTVNRNAERFAQIGKICIENCMKFRGVNITYKLLSPNVSCYPVSILQGREDKYGSLYVNDSSVLRRPECKEIQYTIQATDKQSRKHTKTLLTIVLEGSLLKKEEDCPESCAVSKRYAECEECGGLGVLTGRCQWRQGSGKGITTNYSTCTPSIKTCPDGTCDVVESKDPAVCPQDCTSGNIIGGHGKGTGNLGIKSGHGICYCFPKQNCYCEKDDIKEQLCDDVCKTVIAGAVLLSFIISVLLSSYFIHRYHKNSPKPPIASAEMTFRRPAQSYPISYSSTNVRRPSLDSMENQVSVDTFKIPEDPKWEFPRKNLVLGKTLGEGEFGKVVKATAFRLKGRAGYTTVAVKMLKENASQSELRDLLSEFNLLKQVNHPHVIKLHGACSQDGPLYLIVEYAKYGSLRSFLRESRKVGPSYVGSDGNRNSSYLDNPDERALTMGDLISFAWQISRGMQYLAEMKLVHRDLAARNVLVAEGRKMKISDFGLSRDVYEEDSYVKRSKGRIPVKWMAIESLFDHIYTTQSDVWSFGVLLWEIVTLGGNPYPGIAPERLFNLLKTGYRMERPENCSEEMYNLMLRCWKQEPDKRPTFAEISKELEKMMVKSRDYLDLAASTPSDSLLYDDGLSEEETPLVDCNNAPLPRTLPSTWIENKLYGMSYPNWPEESPVPLTRFDGTNSVFSRYANDSVYANWMVSHSAAKFMDKFDS, encoded by the exons CTTCCTTTGGTTTGTACTTCCCCAGGAAAGAGTACTCAGAGAATGTCTACATTGATCAGCCAGCAGGTACACCGCTCCTGCGCATCCATGCCTTGAGGGACTCACACGGAGAAGCGGCTCACTTTCATCTGTGCCAGAATCTTGTCATTTCTCGAGCAAGATCCCATGAAAATCATTGGTTTCAAATTAGAGAAAAAACAGGACTTCTCTACCTCAGCAGGAGCGTAGATAGAGAAGACTTTAACATGTTGT ctgtaGGAAACTGGATGACATTATCAAAAGTGATGCTGTATGTCTTCCTTTCATCCCACCCTTTCCAAGAGAAGGAATGTGACTCTGCTACTCGTACGACAGTTGTCCTCTCCTTGATCAATGCTACTGCACCAGCTTGTAGTTCACTGACAGCAAGGCAGCTTTGCTTCACGGAAATGGATCTTTCCTTTCACATCAAGGAGAATAAACCACCTGGCACATTTCATCAGCTCCAGTTACCCTCAGTTCATCATCTGTGTCAGAATCTCAGCATTTCCTACAAACTGCTGGCAG CCGAAGGTATGCCCTTTCGATACAATGAGAACACCACCGGCGTGAGCGTGACACAGCGCCTAGAtcgagaagagagagagagatatgAGCTGATTGCCAAATGTACCGTGAGAGAGGGCTTCAGGGAAATGCAGGTTGAGGTGCCTTTCCTGGTAAATGTGTTAGATGAAGATGactctcctcccttccttcctaaTGGCACTGATACTGCAGATGCTGTCGTGGAGTTCAACAGAAAAGAG GGAACTGTCCTTGCAACACTAACTGTATGTGATGCAGACACCACACCTATTTATCCTcttgaaagcagcagaaagaaatacACAGGAACCATCATTACTGATGATCCATGGATAAATGAAACATTTCGGGTAGAGCATATTTTTGATGAAATCCATTTCAGCCCAAACGGCAGCCAAGTGAGGGGAACTCAACACGAGTACA AACTGGTGCTGAATAAAAGTATTTCAGTCACAGAGCATCGTTCTTTCCGGCTGGATGTTTTGGTGAACGACACAGAATTTCATGGCCCAGAAAGATCAGTGATGCTTCATTTCAATGTCTCCATCCTCCCTGTCAGCATTCAGTTTCCAAACACAACTTACCAGTTCACAGTGAACAGAAATGCTGAACGCTTTGCACAA ATAGGAAAAATCTGTATTGAAAACTGCATGAAATTCCGTGGTGTGAACATCACCTACAAGTTACTGTCCCCCAACGTAAGCTGCTACCCTGTCAGCATACTTCAAGGGCGAGAAGACAAATATGGAAGCCTTTATGTGAATGATTCCTCTGTACTACGCAGACCCGAATGCAAAGAAATACAATACACTATTCAAGCTACAGACAAGCAGAGCAGGAAACATACCAAAACACTTCTCACTATTGTATTGGAAGGATCTC ttttaaaaaaagaagaggactGCCCAGAGTCTTGTGCTGTGAGTAAGCGCTATGCTGAATGTGAAGAGTGTGGTGGCCTGGGAGTCCTAACAGGAAGATGCCAGTGGAGACAGGGGAGTGGGAAAG GAATCACCACAAACTATTCCACATGCACCCCAAGTATCAAGACTTGTCCAGATGGCACCTGTGATGTGGTTGAGAGCAAAGATCCAGCTGTGTGCCCCCAGGACTGTACAA GTGGAAACATTATTGGTGGTCATGGGAAAGGCACTGGAAATCTTGGAATTAAGTCAGGACATGGGATTTGTTACTGCTTCCCAAAACAGAACTGTTATTGCGAGAAAGATGATATAAAAG AGCAACTATGTGATGATGTGTGCAAGACTGTCATAGCAGGGGCAGTGCTGTTGTCCTTCATCatctctgtgctgctttcttcGTATTTCATCCATCGCTACCACAAAAATTCTCCAAAGCCACCTATTGCCTCTGCAGAAATGACATTCCGGCGCCCGGCCCAGTCCTATCCCATCAGCTATTCTTCTACTAATGTCCGTCGGCCTTCTTTAGATTCCATGGAGAACCAAGTGTCTGTAGACACCTTTAAAATACCA GAAGATCCGAAGTGGGAATTCCCTCGGAAAAACTTGGTTCTTGGTAAAACTCTTGGAGAGGGTGAATTTGGAAAGGTTGTCAAGGCAACAGCTTTCAGACTCAAGGGAAGAGCTGGCTATACTACTGTGGCAGTCAAAATGCTAAAAG AAAATGCTTCCCAGAGCGAGCTGCGAGATCTGCTGTCAGAGTTCAACCTTTTGAAACAGGTGAACCACCCTCATGTCATCAAACTTCATGGAGCCTGCAGTCAAGATG GCCCTCTGTATTTAATTGTGGAATACGCTAAATATGGCTCCTTGCGCAGTTTTCTCAGGGAAAGTCGAAAAGTGGGACCAAGCTATGTGGGTAGTGATGGTAACAGAAATTCAAGTTATTTGGATAACCCTGATGAGAGAGCCTTAACAATGGGAGATCTGATATCATTTGCATGGCAGATATCTCGAGGAATGCAGTACCTCGCGGAAATGAAG CTTGTTCATCGTGATTTAGCAGCCAGAAATGTACTGGTGGCAGAAGGGCGCAAAATGAAGATTTCTGATTTTGGCCTATCCCGTGATGTGTATGAAGAAGATTCATATGTCAAGAGGAGCAAG GGTCGGATACCTGTTAAATGGATGGCCATAGAATCCCTATTTGATCATATCTATACAACACAAAGCGATGT atggTCATTTGGAGTTCTGCTGTGGGAGATTGTAACTTTGGGAGGCAATCCCTACCCAGGTATTGCTCCTGAAAGACTCTTTAACCTCCTGAAAACAGGCTATAGAATGGAGAGACCAGAAAACTGCAGTGAAGAAAT GTACAACTTGATGTTGCGCTGTTGGAAGCAAGAACCAGATAAAAGACCAACATTTGCTGAGATCAGCAAGGAACTAGAGAAAATGATGGTGAAGAGTAGG GACTACTTAGATCTTGCGGCTTCCACCCCTTCAGATTCCTTACTTTATGATGATGGGCTCTCAGAAGAGGAGACACCTCTCGTGGACTGTAATAATGCTCCCCTCCCTCGAACCCTCCCTTCCACATGGATTGAAAACAAACTCTATG